A genome region from Hydrogenoanaerobacterium saccharovorans includes the following:
- a CDS encoding NAD(P)/FAD-dependent oxidoreductase: protein MKYVIIGNSTAAVGCIEGLRQIDKTSPIAVVSVEKYHTYSRPLISYLLAGKTTERKMKYRPESFYKDNGCKLIAGKSVIKIEPDKKAITLSDGKSLGYDKLLFAAGSTPFVPPIKGLDEVTHKYTFMSLDDAKALEQAIAKDCRVLILGAGLIGLKCAEGINKKVQSVTVIDMAQHILPSILDAAGAEVVKSHIEKKGIRFVLSDSVQEFQGNSAVLAIGKTLDFDLLVIAVGVRPNIHLLKEIGAKTVRGIVTDCYGQTSLPSIYAAGDCTESVDVSTGENRVLALLPNAYIQGECAGIHMAGGNKPYDKAIPMNAIGFFGLHVLTAGSYDGEEYITKSAGVYKRIVVKDNHLVGFILIGDGARAGIYTHLIKDRIPLDTVDFELIKDKPQLIAFSQSARSKMLGGVAR, encoded by the coding sequence ATGAAGTACGTTATCATTGGCAACTCTACGGCTGCAGTGGGTTGTATCGAGGGGCTTCGTCAGATTGATAAAACCTCGCCCATTGCCGTTGTTTCTGTTGAAAAATATCACACCTATTCCCGCCCGCTAATTTCTTATCTTCTCGCAGGCAAAACAACCGAACGTAAAATGAAATACCGTCCCGAAAGCTTTTATAAAGATAATGGCTGTAAATTGATAGCAGGCAAGTCTGTAATAAAAATAGAACCTGATAAAAAAGCAATTACCCTCAGCGACGGTAAAAGTCTTGGCTATGACAAGCTCCTTTTTGCAGCAGGTTCCACACCTTTTGTACCGCCCATCAAAGGGCTGGACGAAGTAACCCATAAATATACCTTTATGTCGCTGGATGATGCCAAAGCGCTTGAGCAGGCGATAGCCAAAGACTGCCGTGTGCTCATACTGGGTGCAGGGCTGATAGGGCTGAAATGCGCCGAAGGTATCAACAAAAAAGTGCAAAGTGTTACTGTGATAGATATGGCACAGCACATTCTGCCCAGCATTTTGGACGCGGCGGGTGCCGAGGTTGTAAAAAGCCATATTGAGAAGAAGGGTATTCGTTTTGTTTTGTCTGATTCTGTACAGGAATTTCAAGGTAATTCTGCTGTTTTGGCAATCGGAAAGACTTTGGATTTCGACCTGCTGGTGATTGCGGTTGGTGTGCGCCCAAACATTCATCTGTTAAAAGAAATCGGTGCAAAAACGGTTAGAGGTATTGTTACCGATTGCTACGGTCAAACCTCTTTGCCCAGCATTTATGCTGCCGGCGATTGCACCGAATCCGTTGATGTTTCAACAGGAGAAAACCGTGTGCTGGCTCTTTTGCCCAACGCTTACATACAGGGCGAATGTGCGGGTATACATATGGCGGGCGGTAATAAACCATACGACAAAGCAATTCCTATGAACGCCATCGGCTTTTTCGGGCTGCATGTGCTCACAGCGGGCAGCTACGACGGCGAAGAGTATATCACGAAAAGCGCGGGAGTTTACAAACGCATTGTTGTTAAAGACAATCACCTTGTCGGTTTTATTCTTATCGGCGATGGGGCAAGGGCAGGCATTTATACCCACTTAATTAAAGACAGAATTCCGCTGGATACAGTGGATTTTGAACTGATTAAAGACAAACCGCAGTTGATAGCGTTTTCGCAAAGCGCGCGCAGCAAGATGTTAGGAGGTGTGGCACGATGA
- a CDS encoding 4Fe-4S dicluster domain-containing protein, translating to MKRIFVNEKWCLGCHLCEYYCAFANSGEANMAKALKDIVINPRIQIEEQQGISFAVSCRHCKEPMCVKSCITGSLKIEDGVITFDKERCVGCYTCILTCPFGAVVPSNDGVIQKCELCMNNTNGSPACVAGCPNKAIVYEERCEV from the coding sequence ATGAAACGAATATTTGTTAATGAAAAGTGGTGCCTTGGCTGTCACCTTTGCGAATACTATTGTGCGTTTGCAAATTCGGGAGAAGCCAATATGGCAAAGGCACTCAAAGATATTGTTATCAATCCGCGCATTCAAATTGAAGAGCAGCAGGGGATAAGCTTTGCTGTTTCCTGCCGTCATTGCAAAGAGCCGATGTGCGTAAAAAGCTGCATTACAGGCTCGCTTAAAATAGAAGACGGTGTAATTACGTTTGACAAAGAACGCTGTGTGGGTTGTTATACATGCATCCTTACCTGTCCGTTTGGCGCCGTTGTTCCATCCAACGATGGGGTGATTCAAAAATGCGAACTATGTATGAATAATACAAACGGTTCGCCCGCCTGTGTTGCAGGCTGCCCCAACAAAGCAATTGTTTACGAAGAGAGGTGTGAGGTATGA